From the Diospyros lotus cultivar Yz01 chromosome 13, ASM1463336v1, whole genome shotgun sequence genome, one window contains:
- the LOC127789057 gene encoding transcriptional regulator TAC1-like translates to MEFNPSIFRKPDRIVWSSDVDHLVPGHVRSYSCSFCKRGFSNAQALGGHMNIHRRDRAKLRDQSSDATKTTHPASDDHEDSSPVESMEDESCRPKRPYNFSKEDGGVSRDKDGFGEPKQLYMFVETSSTSSNAVEESKQLHGSLDTDLDLELRLGFENHEASKTGTRH, encoded by the coding sequence ATGGAGTTTAATCCATCGATTTTCAGAAAGCCTGACCGAATAGTATGGAGCTCGGACGTCGATCACCTAGTCCCGGGTCATGTTAGATCATATTCATGCAGCTTTTGCAAGAGGGGCTTCTCTAATGCCCAGGCACTGGGAGGCCACATGAACATCCACAGGAGAGATCGGGCTAAGCTTCGCGATCAATCCAGCGATGCCACGAAGACGACTCATCCGGCCTCTGATGATCATGAAGATTCATCGCCGGTAGAATCCATGGAAGATGAAAGTTGCAGGCCTAAAAGGCCATATAATTTTTCGAAAGAAGATGGTGGCGTTTCTAGAGACAAAGATGGATTTGGAGAGCCAAAGCAGCTGTATATGTTTGTCGAGACATCGTCGACATCGAGCAATGCTGTTGAGGAAAGCAAACAACTGCATGGTTCATTGGACACTGACCTTGACCTTGAGCTTCGCCTAGGGTTTGAAAATCATGAGGCATCAAAGACAGGTACCCGACACTAG
- the LOC127788032 gene encoding uncharacterized protein LOC127788032 — MDNNGNQLIQVERVVEINERDILVGDFMISLIVENRSSIIYPSYRHDNFQLRPDVINLFSNNIHFYGRNDKNPHYHLSCFLEYCGNFEYQGINEEALKMRLFSHTLKDKAREWLDSLPPGSITTWMDVILKFTLKYFPLAKIKRLKIEISTFQQAESENFHEAWERFEELLRKCPSHGFPLPAQNHYVYVGLTLYSCSVEDSTTGGSIQNKSAGQLHDLFETMSEYFVMWPNKNSHKRVAGMHEVDVNTLMLAKIDALSKLMEALKQQNNPFSQTYNPGWRNHPHFSYGNTQNIQNPPKQGRPHEEKGGLEEAISKLQKRSEWTNATIKNIENQIGQLAKILTEKQLGTWPSNTEVNPNEQVNAITTRSEVHFLKIHVKKPSVAKENGTAKETTDQDDEPKVIVEKVKVALPLVNPYVPPISFPQRLRKHKLDKQFEKFLEVFKKLHINIPFAEALSQMPSYV; from the exons ATGGATAACAATGGAAATCAGCTTATTCAAGTGGAGCGTGTCGTTGAGATCAATGAGAGAGATATTTTGGTGGGGGATTTCATGATATCGCTGATCGTTGAGAACCGTTCCAGCATAATATATCCTTCATATAGGCACGACAACTTCCAACTGAGGCCAGATGTGATTaatttgttctccaacaacattCATTTCTATGGGAGAAATGATAAAAATCCACACTACCATCTCTCTTGTTTTCTGGAGTATTGTGGAAACTTCGAGTATCAAGGGATCAATGAAGAAGCACTTAAGATGCGATTATTTTCTCATACTCTAAAAGATAAGGCTCGGGAGTGGTTGGACTCATTGCCACCTGGTAGCATCACTACATGGATGGATGTGATTCTAAAGTTCAcgctaaaatattttccattagCTAAGATTAAAAGgctcaaaattgaaatttcaacCTTCCAACAAGCCGAATCAGAAAACTTTCATGAGGCATGGGAAAGGTTCGAAGAGTTGCTGAGGAAGTGTCCAAGCCATGGTTTTCCACTACCAGCCCAAAATCATTATGTTTACGTTGGGTTAACTCTTTATAGCTGTTCAGTAGAGGATTCGACAACAGGTGGTTCCATTCAAAATAAATCAGCTGGGCAGCTTCATGACCTTTTTGAGACAATGAGTGAGTACTTTGTGATGTGGCCAAATAAAAACTCACATAAAAGAGTAGCTGGAATGCATGAAGTGGATGTTAACACGTTAATGTTGGCCAAGATTGACGCACTATCAAAGCTGATGGAAGCCTTGAA GCAGCAAAATAACCCATTCTCACAGACATACAATCCAGGCTGGAGAAatcatcctcatttttcttatgGTAATActcaaaacatccaaaatccaCCAAAACAAGGGAGACCACATGAAGAAAAAGGAGGATTGGAAGAAGCGATTTCCAAGCTTCAAAAACGAAGCGAATGGACTAATGCAACCattaagaatattgaaaatcaaattgggCAGTTAGCAAAAATCCTAACAGAAAAGCAACTGGGCACGTGGCCAAGTAATACAGAAGTTAACCCCAATGAGCAAGTGAATGCAATCACAACAAGGAGTGAGGtgcattttttgaaaatccatGTTAAAAAACCAAGTgtggcaaaagaaaatggtacagCTAAGGAGACAACTGATCAAGATGATGAGCCCAAAGTAATAGTTGAAAAAGTGAAGGTTGCTCTGCCACTGGTCAATCCTTATGTTCCACCTATTTCGTTTCCTCAAAGGTTGCGTAAGCACAAGTTGGATAagcaatttgagaaatttttggagGTATTCAAGAAGCTACATATCAATATACCATTTGCTGAAGCTCTGTCTCAAATGCCCAGCTATGTTTAA